The proteins below come from a single Verrucomicrobiia bacterium genomic window:
- a CDS encoding prepilin-type N-terminal cleavage/methylation domain-containing protein, producing the protein MKPQYTAPVRRIDRSSTGFTLIELLVVIAIIAILAAMLLPALAKAKSKGQQIACLNNQKQLQLCWFMYAGDNRDLLIANPKGGNGWIRGDMQDAAEAVNTRLLADGLLFPYNKSVGIYRCPADIGRSTAGISFRVRSYSMNCYMNGNDVTREKLNTPATAYRVNLKLNDIVKPPASSAFVFVEEHESIIDDGHFGFVAEGNTWYNLPGMWHRGANFSFADGHASFRKWVNPETLRLRTNPSTDTSASKADLRYVQSITATR; encoded by the coding sequence ATGAAGCCGCAATACACCGCTCCCGTTCGCCGCATCGATCGTTCCTCCACTGGCTTCACGTTGATCGAACTTCTCGTGGTCATCGCGATCATCGCCATTCTTGCAGCGATGCTCCTTCCCGCGCTCGCAAAAGCCAAGAGCAAGGGGCAGCAGATCGCCTGCCTCAACAACCAGAAGCAGCTGCAACTCTGCTGGTTTATGTACGCCGGAGACAACAGGGATCTGTTGATCGCGAATCCTAAAGGCGGCAACGGATGGATCCGAGGCGACATGCAGGACGCTGCGGAGGCCGTCAACACCCGCCTGCTCGCGGACGGTCTGTTGTTCCCTTACAACAAATCGGTTGGAATCTACCGCTGTCCGGCTGACATCGGCCGGTCAACCGCCGGCATCAGCTTTCGCGTGCGCAGTTATTCCATGAATTGTTACATGAATGGAAACGATGTCACGCGCGAGAAGCTGAACACCCCTGCGACGGCCTACCGCGTTAATCTCAAATTGAATGACATCGTCAAACCTCCTGCGTCGTCCGCGTTCGTCTTTGTCGAAGAACATGAGAGCATCATTGATGATGGCCATTTCGGTTTCGTGGCGGAAGGCAACACATGGTACAACCTTCCTGGCATGTGGCATCGTGGCGCCAACTTCTCGTTCGCAGACGGGCATGCGAGCTTCCGCAAATGGGTGAATCCTGAAACACTTCGCCTTCGTACGAATCCGTCGACTGACACATCGGCGAGCAAAGCTGATCTGCGCTACGTGCAATCGATAACCGCGACGCGTTGA
- the gdhA gene encoding NADP-specific glutamate dehydrogenase: protein MTKHNDLEKFLGELRRRYPAEPEFHQATTEVFRSVWPFVQKNPKFGRAGILERIIEPERAILFRVTWTDKAGAVQVNRGFRVQMNSAIGPYKGGLRFHPSVTLGTLKFLAFEQTFKNALTTLPLGGAKGGADFDPKGKTDEEVMRFCQAFMTELHRHLGDNLDIPAGDIGVGGREVGYLFGQYRRLANEFSGTFTGKGLYWGGSRIREEATGYGLIYFVEDMLRTRGFSLNGRSVVVSGSGNVALHAAERAMAVGAKVLTLSDSEGTLFCPNGFTDELLSELKDFKLTQRGRLKEFPSRAGIEFLSARKPWGIKCNVALPCATQNELNVDDARELLKNGCNCIAEGANMPCTLEAVHLFVEQKILFGPGKAANAGGVSVSGLEMTQNSMRLQWTREEVDRRLREIMKAIHSQCVRFGEQNGYVNYVDGANIAGFRKVAEAMLEQGIT, encoded by the coding sequence ATGACGAAACACAATGATCTCGAAAAGTTTCTTGGAGAACTCAGGCGGCGATATCCTGCGGAGCCCGAGTTTCATCAGGCTACGACCGAAGTCTTCCGCTCAGTCTGGCCATTCGTGCAGAAAAATCCGAAGTTTGGCCGGGCAGGGATTCTCGAGCGCATTATTGAACCGGAGCGCGCGATTCTCTTTCGCGTGACCTGGACTGACAAGGCAGGCGCAGTACAGGTGAATCGCGGATTCCGCGTCCAGATGAACAGCGCCATTGGACCCTACAAAGGCGGCTTGCGATTTCATCCATCTGTGACATTGGGCACGTTGAAGTTTCTCGCCTTTGAACAAACATTCAAAAATGCGCTTACCACCCTGCCGCTTGGCGGGGCAAAGGGCGGCGCGGATTTTGATCCGAAAGGAAAGACAGACGAGGAAGTGATGCGATTCTGCCAGGCATTCATGACCGAACTCCATCGGCACCTGGGTGACAACCTCGACATTCCAGCAGGCGACATCGGTGTTGGCGGCCGGGAAGTCGGCTATTTGTTTGGCCAGTACCGCAGGCTCGCAAACGAATTCAGCGGCACATTTACCGGCAAGGGGCTTTATTGGGGCGGCAGCCGCATTCGCGAGGAAGCCACAGGGTATGGCTTGATTTACTTCGTCGAAGACATGCTGCGGACCCGCGGGTTTTCGCTCAACGGCCGCAGCGTGGTCGTCTCCGGGTCAGGTAACGTGGCGTTGCACGCCGCCGAGCGCGCCATGGCAGTTGGAGCAAAGGTGCTGACGCTGTCGGATTCCGAGGGAACGCTGTTTTGCCCGAACGGCTTCACGGACGAACTGCTCTCCGAATTGAAGGACTTCAAGCTGACGCAGCGCGGCCGCTTGAAGGAATTCCCTTCGCGCGCCGGGATCGAGTTTCTGTCCGCGCGGAAGCCTTGGGGCATCAAGTGCAATGTGGCGCTGCCATGCGCCACACAGAACGAATTGAACGTCGATGACGCGCGCGAACTTTTGAAGAATGGGTGCAATTGCATTGCGGAAGGCGCAAACATGCCCTGCACTCTCGAAGCCGTTCATTTATTCGTAGAACAGAAAATTCTCTTTGGTCCTGGAAAGGCCGCCAATGCGGGTGGAGTGTCGGTGAGCGGCCTTGAGATGACGCAAAACAGCATGCGCCTTCAATGGACCCGCGAGGAAGTCGACCGCCGCCTTCGCGAGATCATGAAGGCAATCCACAGCCAGTGCGTTCGATTCGGAGAACAAAACGGATACGTCAATTACGTGGATGGCGCAAACATTGCGGGCTTCCGAAAAGTCGCCGAAGCCATGCTGGAACAGGGAATCACGTGA
- a CDS encoding ATP-binding protein: MILDSRVRLIQLLIAAVLVIGGLVWAERAAWRQISNLRTQLQEAQVKTSPQPDPVDASEFFAEAETSLRRLQQFLFITLLGLAACGILIMVLVYRRTIAPLRSNLTQSLAVIERHEKLASLGVLAAGIAHEIRNPLTAIKVRLFTLKSSHQAGTSEHEDLEVIRNEIDRLERIVSEFLQFARPAEPNLEVVSIEKLLRETLQLLESELRRRSVEIRLVPIEGGWVKADADKIKQVLINLVQNGAESIEHGGIVTLAARTDSRVLGGAFKPVAIIEVSDNGSGIAPETQKRLFDPFFTTKEEGTGLGLAIAARIVEKHGGVIEYETAPNRGTTFSIILPLAHRHENEF; encoded by the coding sequence ATGATACTGGACTCCCGAGTGCGGTTAATCCAGCTGCTGATCGCGGCTGTGCTCGTGATCGGCGGATTGGTCTGGGCGGAGCGGGCTGCATGGCGCCAGATCAGCAACCTGCGGACGCAACTGCAGGAGGCGCAGGTGAAAACGAGCCCGCAGCCGGACCCTGTTGATGCTTCCGAGTTTTTTGCTGAGGCAGAGACTTCGCTCAGGCGGCTTCAGCAGTTTCTATTCATCACCCTGCTGGGACTCGCGGCGTGCGGGATCCTGATCATGGTGCTGGTGTATCGCAGGACCATTGCGCCCCTGCGAAGCAACCTGACTCAAAGCCTGGCCGTGATTGAGCGCCACGAAAAGCTGGCTTCACTCGGCGTGCTGGCGGCCGGCATCGCCCACGAAATTCGCAACCCGTTGACGGCCATCAAGGTCCGCCTGTTCACACTGAAGAGCAGCCATCAAGCAGGAACGTCAGAGCATGAGGACCTTGAAGTCATTCGTAATGAAATTGACCGGCTTGAAAGAATCGTCAGCGAGTTCCTGCAGTTCGCGAGGCCTGCTGAACCCAATCTCGAAGTGGTGTCCATTGAAAAACTTCTGCGCGAAACATTGCAGCTGCTGGAATCGGAATTGCGCCGCAGATCCGTTGAAATTCGCCTGGTGCCAATCGAAGGTGGCTGGGTGAAGGCGGACGCCGACAAAATCAAGCAGGTGTTGATCAACCTGGTTCAGAACGGCGCAGAAAGCATTGAACACGGTGGCATCGTGACGCTGGCGGCGCGGACTGATTCGCGGGTCCTGGGCGGCGCGTTCAAGCCAGTGGCGATCATCGAAGTGTCGGACAATGGATCCGGGATTGCGCCCGAAACGCAGAAGCGCCTGTTTGATCCGTTCTTCACAACCAAGGAAGAAGGGACAGGGCTGGGGCTGGCCATCGCGGCCCGCATTGTTGAGAAGCATGGCGGAGTGATCGAGTACGAAACGGCCCCGAACCGCGGGACCACTTTTTCAATTATTTTACCGCTGGCACACCGTCATGAAAACGAATTCTAA
- a CDS encoding sigma-54 dependent transcriptional regulator, with product MKTNSKVLIIEDDRNIATGLQKAFRANGYDVSLQHRGDDGLAAAIADRVDVVITDLKMPGLDGLELVRQLHAAKPKLPILLITAHGTTETAIEATKWGAFDYVPKPFDVEELLDLTAKALESSRLMSEPIEMGDTESPRMSIVGKSRAMQMIYKEIGRIAAASATVLIRGETGTGKELIARAIYQHSDRSSAPFIAINCAAIPENLLESELFGHERGAFTGADARRIGRFEQANGGTLFLDEIGDMNANLQVKLLRVLQDQKIQRLGGKETVAIDVRIIAATHRDLEEAIAERAFREDLFYRLSVVTINLPPLHQRAEDIPDMVRYFLRRYGPEAGVGSPSITPEAIAYLQKQPWPGNVRELENTVRKALLIAREYTIGLEHVKDILEKNPMPNSPLHQTHLAYVTQLMDRVERGEVQEAFSVMLRDLEPQLYAQAIARANGNLTKAAQWLGVTRLKMREKLKEFGLHPQHGGGSGPDEPAL from the coding sequence ATGAAAACGAATTCTAAGGTGTTGATCATTGAAGATGACCGGAACATCGCGACGGGCCTGCAAAAGGCTTTCCGCGCGAATGGGTATGATGTCTCGTTGCAGCACCGGGGCGACGATGGCCTTGCGGCAGCGATAGCCGATCGCGTCGACGTGGTGATCACCGACTTGAAGATGCCCGGTCTCGACGGACTTGAGCTCGTGCGCCAGTTGCACGCTGCCAAGCCGAAGTTGCCGATCCTGCTGATCACTGCTCACGGAACCACGGAGACGGCCATTGAAGCAACCAAGTGGGGAGCGTTTGATTATGTGCCGAAGCCGTTTGACGTCGAGGAGCTTTTGGACCTCACGGCGAAGGCGCTCGAGAGCAGCCGATTGATGTCGGAGCCGATTGAGATGGGAGACACCGAATCGCCGCGCATGTCGATCGTCGGCAAGAGCCGGGCGATGCAGATGATTTACAAGGAGATTGGCAGGATAGCGGCTGCGTCTGCGACCGTTCTGATTCGGGGCGAGACAGGAACCGGCAAGGAGTTGATTGCACGCGCGATTTACCAGCACAGTGATCGCTCCTCGGCTCCGTTTATTGCGATCAATTGTGCCGCGATCCCGGAGAACCTGCTGGAGAGCGAGTTGTTCGGCCACGAACGCGGCGCGTTCACGGGAGCGGATGCCCGCCGCATTGGGCGTTTCGAGCAAGCGAATGGTGGCACGTTGTTTCTTGATGAAATCGGGGACATGAACGCCAACCTCCAGGTGAAATTGCTTCGGGTCCTGCAGGACCAGAAGATTCAGCGGCTTGGGGGGAAGGAGACCGTTGCTATTGACGTGCGAATCATTGCGGCGACCCATCGCGATCTGGAGGAAGCCATTGCTGAGCGGGCGTTCCGTGAAGACCTGTTCTACCGGCTGAGCGTGGTGACCATCAATCTTCCGCCGCTCCATCAGCGCGCTGAAGACATTCCCGACATGGTTCGTTACTTCCTCCGCCGGTACGGGCCTGAGGCGGGAGTTGGCTCACCATCGATTACTCCCGAAGCAATCGCATACCTGCAGAAGCAGCCGTGGCCCGGGAACGTTCGTGAGCTCGAGAATACTGTGCGCAAGGCGCTGTTGATCGCACGCGAATACACGATCGGGCTTGAACATGTGAAAGACATCCTGGAGAAGAATCCGATGCCGAACAGCCCGCTGCATCAGACGCACCTCGCGTATGTGACGCAGCTGATGGATCGAGTGGAGCGAGGTGAAGTTCAGGAGGCGTTTTCCGTCATGTTGCGCGACCTTGAGCCGCAACTGTACGCCCAGGCGATCGCTCGGGCGAACGGCAATCTGACGAAGGCGGCGCAGTGGCTTGGGGTCACACGGCTGAAAATGCGTGAGAAGCTCAAGGAGTTTGGCCTCCACCCGCAGCACGGGGGCGGTAGCGGGCCTGACGAGCCGGCGTTGTGA
- a CDS encoding nitric-oxide reductase large subunit, which produces MKYRKLWISLAAVIIGSLAVLGYYGWELYQVAPPIPKRVVTASGNVVFTEKQIRDGQNVWQSMGGQEVGSVWGHGAYVAPDWSADWLHRELVWILNHWGQAEFSRNYEELDAPTRASFRERLKQEVRRNTYDPKTGDIVVSDLRARAIADVAKHYTALFGDDPELEKLRDAYAIPANSVPDPERRAAMNAFFFWSSWACATERPGQAITYTHNWPGEDLIDNRPTGDIVVWSVVSFVLLLAGVGALAWYFAVQRHREEEESDGESIPEEDPLRSLDPTPSMRATLKYFWVVAALIVVQVLLGAVTAHYGVEGSGFYGIPLAEWLPYSVTRTWHTQLGIFWIATAWLATGLFVAPAVSGYEPKFQRAGVNFLFVCLLIIVAGSMAGQVLGVHQKLSFSANFWFGHQGLEYVDLGRFWQLFLFVGLFVWLFLMGRSLWPVLRKPGEHWQLLVLFFIASAAIAAFYGAGLMWGQQSNLAIIEYWRWWVVHLWVEGFFEVFATVVIAFLFVRMGLLQTRSATRAVLFSTVIFLSGGMIGTFHHLYFSGTPTAVLALGATFSAMEVVPLVLIGFEAYENLTLSRARPWVAAYKWPIYFFVAVAFWNLVGAGLFGFFINPPIALYYMQGLNTTPVHAHTALFGVYGMLGIGLMLFCQRGLTNDRLWKTGLLSFSFWSINIGLALMVLLSLLPVGLLQAWASVEHGMWYARSAEFTQTGLMDILRWMRVVGDTIFAIGTVTLGWFVLGLKTGWSLQPGHTSVRIPADLRARK; this is translated from the coding sequence ATGAAATACCGAAAGCTTTGGATCTCACTGGCCGCCGTAATCATTGGGTCTTTGGCCGTGCTTGGTTATTACGGCTGGGAATTATACCAGGTGGCGCCTCCGATCCCAAAGCGCGTTGTCACAGCCAGCGGGAATGTTGTTTTCACCGAGAAGCAGATCCGCGACGGGCAGAACGTCTGGCAATCGATGGGAGGCCAGGAGGTTGGCAGTGTGTGGGGCCACGGTGCCTATGTCGCGCCCGATTGGTCGGCTGATTGGTTGCATCGCGAGCTTGTCTGGATTCTCAATCACTGGGGTCAAGCCGAGTTCAGCAGGAACTACGAGGAACTCGATGCGCCGACACGAGCATCATTTCGTGAACGGCTGAAGCAGGAGGTGCGGCGCAATACCTACGATCCCAAGACGGGCGACATTGTGGTTTCAGACCTGCGGGCGCGTGCGATAGCCGACGTTGCGAAACACTACACTGCTTTGTTCGGCGATGACCCGGAGCTTGAGAAGCTGCGGGACGCGTATGCAATTCCGGCGAACTCTGTTCCAGACCCTGAACGCCGTGCCGCAATGAATGCGTTCTTCTTTTGGTCGTCGTGGGCCTGCGCCACGGAGCGCCCAGGACAGGCAATCACTTACACCCACAATTGGCCCGGCGAGGACCTGATCGATAATCGTCCGACGGGCGACATCGTCGTGTGGTCGGTTGTGAGTTTCGTGTTGCTCCTGGCCGGCGTGGGTGCGCTGGCGTGGTACTTCGCGGTCCAGCGGCATCGCGAGGAAGAGGAAAGTGACGGAGAATCAATCCCGGAGGAGGATCCGCTCCGTTCGCTTGATCCTACGCCGTCGATGCGCGCGACCCTCAAGTATTTCTGGGTCGTGGCGGCGTTGATTGTCGTGCAAGTCCTGCTGGGGGCGGTCACTGCCCATTATGGTGTTGAGGGATCGGGATTTTACGGCATTCCGCTTGCAGAATGGCTGCCTTACTCCGTGACGAGGACGTGGCACACGCAGCTGGGGATATTTTGGATTGCTACGGCCTGGCTTGCGACGGGTTTGTTCGTGGCACCTGCTGTTTCGGGATACGAACCAAAGTTTCAGCGTGCCGGGGTCAATTTCCTGTTTGTCTGCCTCTTGATCATCGTGGCGGGCTCAATGGCCGGTCAGGTCCTGGGGGTGCACCAGAAGCTGTCGTTCAGTGCGAATTTCTGGTTTGGACACCAAGGCCTTGAATACGTTGATCTTGGACGTTTCTGGCAGCTGTTCCTTTTTGTGGGGCTGTTCGTTTGGTTGTTCCTGATGGGACGCTCGCTCTGGCCGGTGTTGCGGAAGCCCGGCGAACATTGGCAGTTGCTGGTACTGTTCTTCATTGCGTCGGCAGCCATCGCTGCGTTCTACGGCGCGGGGTTGATGTGGGGCCAGCAATCCAATCTGGCTATCATCGAATACTGGCGTTGGTGGGTCGTGCACTTGTGGGTGGAGGGATTCTTCGAAGTATTCGCAACGGTGGTCATCGCTTTTCTTTTCGTTCGCATGGGACTGCTGCAGACCCGCAGCGCCACGCGCGCTGTGCTCTTCTCAACGGTCATTTTTCTTTCAGGCGGAATGATTGGAACGTTTCATCACCTTTACTTCAGCGGGACTCCGACCGCGGTGCTCGCGTTGGGTGCCACGTTCAGCGCGATGGAAGTGGTGCCGCTCGTGCTGATTGGGTTCGAAGCTTATGAAAATCTGACGTTGAGCCGCGCGCGACCCTGGGTTGCGGCCTATAAGTGGCCGATCTACTTTTTTGTTGCCGTCGCTTTCTGGAACCTGGTTGGCGCGGGATTGTTCGGGTTTTTCATTAATCCGCCAATTGCCCTCTACTACATGCAGGGACTCAACACCACTCCAGTGCATGCCCATACGGCGCTCTTTGGTGTCTACGGGATGCTCGGCATCGGGCTCATGTTGTTCTGCCAGCGCGGATTGACGAATGATCGCCTTTGGAAAACCGGCCTGCTCTCATTTTCGTTCTGGTCGATCAATATTGGCCTCGCCTTGATGGTGCTCCTCAGCCTGCTCCCTGTCGGCCTGCTGCAAGCGTGGGCCAGCGTGGAACATGGAATGTGGTACGCCCGTTCCGCGGAATTCACGCAGACCGGATTGATGGACATCCTGCGCTGGATGCGTGTCGTCGGGGACACGATCTTTGCGATAGGCACCGTGACCCTCGGTTGGTTTGTGCTGGGCCTAAAAACGGGCTGGTCACTGCAGCCGGGCCACACGTCGGTCAGGATTCCCGCCGACCTGCGCGCGCGCAAGTGA
- a CDS encoding DUF3088 family protein — protein sequence MKEQDTLYLLKPGFHDRGKTYFCPGCAEMAGLLEFYPAMKKDIQVRWVDFERPRPELVSLLGEENQSCPVLVVGSEPRNLPPHLKVQQANGRFFVAGPREIGEYLAHARGIGLPH from the coding sequence ATGAAAGAACAAGACACGCTGTATCTGCTGAAACCCGGTTTTCATGATCGCGGCAAAACATACTTCTGCCCTGGATGCGCGGAGATGGCAGGCCTCCTGGAATTTTATCCGGCCATGAAAAAGGACATTCAAGTCCGCTGGGTTGATTTTGAACGTCCGCGCCCGGAACTCGTCTCCTTGCTCGGAGAAGAAAACCAGAGCTGCCCCGTGCTTGTTGTTGGCTCCGAGCCTAGAAACCTGCCACCGCATCTGAAGGTGCAGCAGGCGAACGGCCGCTTCTTCGTTGCAGGGCCGCGCGAGATTGGCGAATACCTCGCACACGCCCGCGGCATCGGCCTCCCCCACTAA